The DNA window GGtgtttgttcccccccccccaaaagcacCCAGGTGTTTGTGGGCCCCCCCCAAAGCACCCAGGTGTttgtgccccctccccaagcaCCCAGGTgtttgtgccccccccccccccccaaagcacCCAGGTgttttctgccccccccccaaagcacCCAGGTgtttgtgccccccccccccaaaagcacCCAGGTgtttgtgcccccccccccccaaaaagcaCCCAGGTgtttgtgcccccccccccaaaagcacCCAGGTGTTTGTGCCCCACCCCCCAAAGCACCCAGGTgtttgtgccccccccccccaaagcacCCAGGTGTttgtgcccctccccccccaaaagcaCCCAGGTgtttctgccccccccccccaaagcacCCAGGTgtttgtgccccccccccaaagcacCCAGGTGTTAgtgcccctccccccaaaaGCACCCAGGtgtttgttcccccccccccaaaagcacCCAGGGTGTTTGTGGGCCCCCCCCAAAGCACCCAGGTGTttgtgccccctccccaagcaCCCAGGtgtttgttcccccccccccccaaaagcacCCAGGTGttagtgcccccccccccaaagcacCCAGGTgtttgtgcccccccccccaaaagcacCCAGGTGTTtgtgcgcccccccccccaaaaagcaCCCAGGTGTTtgtgcccctcccccccaaagCACCCAGGTGTTTgtgcccctccccccaaaaagcaCCCAGGtgtttgttcccccccccccccaaaagcacCCAGGTGtttctgcccccccccaaaacacccaggtgtttgtgcccccccccccccaaagcacCCAGGTgtttgtgcccccccccccccaaaagcacCCAGGTGTTTGTGCCCCTCCCCCCAAGCACCCAGGTGTTagtgcccctcccccccaaagCACCCAGGTGTTTgtgcgccccccccccaaaagcacCCAGGTgtttgtgccccccccccccaaagcacCCAGGTGTTTGtgcccctccccctccccccaaaagcACCCAGGTGTttgtgcccccccccaaaagcacCCAGGTGtatgtgccccccccccaaaagcacCCAGGtgtttgttccccccccccccaaaagcacCCAGGTgtttctgccccccccccaaagcacCCAGGTGATtgtgcccctcccccccaaagCACCCAGGTGTttgtgcccccccccaaaagGACCCACGTGGTCCACCCCTCCTGCCAAGAGGTTGCAGCCCCCCCATGAAGCCCCCACACCCCAGAAAAAGACCTTGGCATCAGGGCCCCCCTGAGGGATGCAGGTCTCCACCCCGGGACAGGACCCAggtgcccccccctccccccccaagaGGTGtagcccgcccccccccccccaaaaggaCCCAGGCACCCCGACCCTGGACCCCCACCCCGAAGAAGGGACCCCAGGtgcaccccccctccccgtgggAAGGGACCCAGCTACCCCCCCCCTCAAATctcaccccccctcccccggggaAGGgacccagctgcccccccccccttaaatctcaccccccctccccctgggAAGGGACCCAGCTGCCCCTCCCCCCTCAAATctcaccccccctccccctgggAAGGGACCCAGCTGCCCCTCCCCCCTCAAATctcaccccccctccccctgggAAGGgacccagctgcccccccccctcaaatctcacccccccctccccctgggAAGGGACCCAgctggccccccccccccaaatctcaccccccctccccctccccctgggAAGGgacccagctgccccccccccaaatctcaccccccctccccctgggAAGGGACCCAGCTGTCCTGCCCATCCCCCCCCCCGACGTGGCCTTGCCCTTGGGAAAACtgagggggatgggggggggggaagaccaggctggggagctgtATGCAAATGAGGCAGGGTAATTATCGGAGGAGGTAATTAGCAAAAGCCCAGCAGCAATGAGGGGTGCAAGTCACGCCCCTTATTTGCATATTAATGAGGTGCTGCCACGCCCTTGCTATGGCGCCGGCGGCAGCTGCATCCCCCCGTATCTCAGCAGCGGTATCCAGgcaacgggggggggggaatgttAATTACCCGTCCTCATTAGCATAGCCCCGCCCCCACCACCTCAGCCACTGTCCACCGCGCCCACCTCGTTAGCATGCTAATGAGCTCATTTGCATGCGGGCAGCTGCCTGTTACAGGGGACAGGGGGATTCTTGAGAGGCTCGGATGAGGCTGGGGGGCCCTGGACCCCCCCGGGCCCCTCCAATTAGACGGAGacgaccccccccccccccccccccccccccccccggggagACGACCCCCCTGGCCTTCCCCCCAGAGAGAAGACACCCCCCTCCAGACAGAGAGGACCCCCccggaccccccccccccccgccccccgcgcacAGTGGGACCCCCCTGGGCAATGCCCCCTCCCCGGCAGTGGGGACCCCTGCGACTCCCACCCCCCAAGGAAGACGACCCCACCCCCCAAGTAAAAGggggaccccccacccccacagaGAGAGCAGCTCCCCCTCCTCTTCACACACAAAAGGTTTAATcgccccgggcggggggggcacaggtttttaatgtaaaaacttGTGTTAAACACTGcagcgggccggggggggcccgggggggcggctggtgggggggaggggggcaacgGGGGGAGGGGtaggttggggggggggggcaggggaaaatACGGGGGTGATGGGGCAGCGGGGGAGGGAGTaaatggggctggggggggggtgtgatggggggggcccgggggggccgACCCCCACGGGGTTATCCAGACCAGCCAGATAGGAggccccgggccggggggggggcggggggggggggacacgaccCGAGTGGGGGGACCCAGGGGGACCCAGGCGTTTGGGTCCCCCCCCCGGGAGGGGGTtcttttggggggaggggggggggggctgcggtTCTCGTGTCATCTGTGCAGACATGTCAGTGGCGTGTGCGgggcccccccgccgccggcccggccaAAGGCACCACGGCGGGGGGCAGGCCGGGGGTGCACACGCGTGTTGGGGCGCACACGCGTGGCGGGGCGCACACACGTGGCAGGGCGCACACGCGTGGCAGGGTGCGCACAAGTCCCAGGGTGCACCTCCCCCGGGGGAGCCCCAGGCGTGTCGGGGTGCCCACGCGTGGCAGGGCACACGTGAGGGTGCCCTCACATGTTGGGGCACACGTGAGGGTGCCCACGCGTGTCAGGGTGCCCACGCGTGGCAGGGCACACATGAGGGTGCCCTCGCATGTTGGGGCACACGTGAGGGTGCCCACGCGTGTCAGGGTGTCCACGCGTGGCAGGGCACACGTGAGGGTGCCCTCGCATGTTGGGGCACACACCAGGGTGCCCATGCGTGTCAGGGTGCCCACGCGTGGCAGGGCACACGTGAGGGTGCCCTCACATGTTGGGGCACACGTGAGGGTGCCCACGCGTGTCAGGGTGCCCACGCGTGGCAGGGCACACGTGAGGGTGCCCTCGCATGTTGGGGCACACGTGAGGGTGCCCACGCGTGTCAGGGTGCCCACGCAGGTGCCCACACATGTCGGGGTGCCCACACGTGTCAGGGCACACACGCGGGTGCCCACGCGTGTCAGGGTGCCCACGGAGGGGGGGGGCAAGTAGGTACTGGGTTGCATACGGGTGCCCcgggaagggggtgggggaggggcacACGGATACCGATGGGGGCGAGGGGGAGCACACGGGTGCCCGGGGGGGGTCCTGGAGGAGCACCCATGGGTGTGGGCGGGCACCCGGTGGcacccagggtgctggggctgcatcCGACCAGCTATGGCTGCGTACGGGCACCCAGGGGGTGCACAGGGGGCCCCAGGAGCGCCCAAGGGTGCGCAGGAGCACCCGGGGGTGCATGGGGGCACCCAAGGCCGCACTTAGGCACCCAGGGGCACCCAAGGGCGCACAGGAGCACTCAAGGGTGCACAGGGGCACCCAAGGGCACATTCGGGCACTCAAGGGCACACAGGAGCACCCAAGGGTGCACTCAGGCTCCCAGGGGCACCCAATGGCACGTTCGGACACCAAAGAGCACCCGAGGGTGCACTCAGGCACCCAGGGGCACCCAAGGGCACATTCGGGCACCCAAGGGTGCACTCAGGCACCCGGGGCACCCAAGGGGGGCACAGAAGCACCCAAGGGTGCACTCAGGCACCCAGGGGCACCCAATGGCGTGTTCGGACACCCGAGAGCACCCAAGGGTGCACTCAGGCACCCAGGGGCACCCAAGGGCACATTCGGGCACTCAAGGGTGCACAGAAGCACCCAAGGGTGCACTCGGGCACCCAGGGCACTCAAGGGGGCACAGAAGCACCCAAGGGTGCACTCGGGCACCCAGGGGCACCCAAGGGTCCATTCGGATACCCAAGAGCACCCAAGGGTGCACTCAGGCACCCAGGGGCACCCAATGGCGTGTTCGGACACCCGAGAGCACCCAAGGGTGCACTCAGGCACCCAGGGACACCCAAGGGTCCATTCGGACACCCAAGAGCACCCAAGGGTGCACTCAGGCACCCAAGGGCACATTTGGGCGCTCAAGGGGGCACAGAAGCACCCAAGGGTGCACTCAGGCACCCAGGGCACCCAAGGGCACTCAAGGGGGCACAGAAGCACCCAAGGGTGCACTCGGGCACCCAAGGGCACATGCGGGCACTCAAGGGGGCACAGAGGCACCCAAGGGTGCACTCAGGCACCCGGGGCACTCAAGGGGGCACAGAAGCACCCAAGGGTGCACTCAGGCACCCAGGGGCACCCAATGGCGCGTTCGGACACCAAAGAGCACCCAAGGGTGCACTCAGGCACCCGGGGCACTCAAGGGGGCACAGAAGCACCCAAGGGTGCACTCGGGCACCCAGGGGCACCCAATGGCGCGTTCGGACACCAAAGAGCACCCAAGGGTGCACTCAGGCACCCAGGGGCACCCAATGGCACGTTTGGACACCCGAGAGCACCCAAGGGTGCACTCGGGCACCCGGGGCACTCAAGGGGGCACAGAAGCACCCAAGGGTGCACTCAGGCACCCAAGGGCACATTCGGGCACCCAAGGGTGCACTCAGGCACCCGGGGCACTCAAGGGAGCACAGAAGCACCCAAGGGTGCACTCGGGCACCCAGGGGCACCCAATGGCGCGTTCGGACACCAAAGAGCACCCAAGGGTGCACTCAGGCACCCAAGGGCACATGCGGGCACTCAAGGGTGCACAGAAGCACCCAAGGGTGCACTCGGGCACCCAGGGGCACCCCATGGCGCGTTCGGCCACCCCGGGGGGCTCCCGTAATGACCCAGGAGCGCCCGGCGACGCGCCAAGACCCTTTGCCAGcgggcacccatgggtgctaccccccccctcccccccccctcgcccccccctccccccctcccccccccccccccccccccacctcagaCGGTGCTCTCCAGCATCCAGTGGGTGCTGCCGAAGGAGGGGCGCAGCGGGGGGGTCCCCCTCGGGCAGGTCGAGGCGCGGCAGCGAGCCGTGGCGCCGAGTCCGTGCGCGCCGGGGGTAGCTGTGGCTGGGGAAcagcccccgcgccccccccgccggtAGCACCCATGGGTGCCGGGGtagggagggggggggggcggcggcggcggcggcggctcgggGCTTCTGTGGGCGCCGTTGGTTTGGGAGCAGACGCTGGCgacggcggcgggggggcggcgggcggccgccgcTTTGTAGCGGGCggtgaggatgaggatgaagaCGAGGACGGAGGCGGCGATGGCGGCGCCGATGACGATGATGACGGTGCCCCCTAAAAAGTgggggcgggggagggcggAGCAGCCGGGGGTCCCCCCCGGGGTGGCGAAGCGGACGCAGCCCAGCCCGCGGGCGGTGGGCGCCGCCGGGACCCCCTCGGCGTGCAGGGCCGTGACGCAGAGCTGGTAGTGACGCCCGGCCGCCAGGTCCCGCAGCACGAAGCTCCGGCTGGaggggggcagcagcctggggggggaggggcggggggtggggtggggtggggcggggcgggggggccaCGCCTGGCCCACCCCGTGCAGTGCCACACCCTCCCCGTGCGACGCCGCGCGATGCCATGTGGTCCCCAGTGATGGCACGTGGTCCCATGTGACGTCACGTGGCTCTCGAGGGATGTTATATGACCCCACCCCCACGCGTGACGTCACGTGGCCCCATGCGATGCCACGTGGCCCCGTGCGACGCCGCGCGGTCCCCGGGTGATGCCGTGTGGCCTCGTGTGATGTcatgtgccccccccccccccgcccccccgtgATGTCACGTTGCCCCGTGTGAGGCCACAAGGCTCTGGGTGATGGCACGCGGCCCCACGCGATGCCACGTGTCCTCACGCCACGCCACGCCACGCCACGCGATGCCATGTGTCCCCATGCCACATGGCCCCATGCGATGCCATGTGTTCCCACATGATGCCACGTGTCCCCATGCGATGCCACATCACGCTGTGCAACGCCATGTGTCCCCGTGTGACGCCACATGTCCCCACATGATGCCACGTGTCCCCAAGTGATGCCACGTATCCCTGTGTGATGCATCGTGTCCCCATGCGATGCCACATCATGCCATGCAACGCCATGTGTCCCCGTGTGACGCCACATGTCCCCACATGATGCCACGTGTCCCCAAGTGATGCCACGTGTCCCTGTGTGATGCATCGTGTCCCCATGCGATGCCACATCATGCCATGCAACGCCATGTGTCCCTGTGTGACGCCACATGTCCCCACATGATACCACGTGTCCCCAGGTGATGCCACATGTCCCTGTGTGATGCATCGCGTCCCCACACGACGCCACATGTCCCCATGCAATGCCACATCATGCCATGCAATGCCATGTGTCCCTGTGTGATGCCACATGTCCCCACATGATGCCACATGTCCCCACGCGATGCCACATGTCCCCATGCAATGCCGCATCATGCCATGCAATGCCGTGTGTCCCTGTGTGATGCCAGATGTCCCGATGTGATGCCACGTGTCCCCACATGATGCCACATGTGCCCACGTGATGCCACGTGTCCCTGTGTGATGCATCGTGTCCCCATGCGATGCCACATCATGCCATGCAACGCCGTGTGTCCCTGTGTGACGCCACATGTCCCCAGATGATGCCACGTGTCCCCAGATGATGCCATGTGTCCCCAGGTGATGCCACGTGTCCCTGTGTGATGCATTGCGTCCCCACACGATGCCACATGTCCCCATGCGATGCCACATCATGCCATGCAATGCCATGTGTCCCTGTGTGATGCCACATGTCCCCACATGATGCCACGTGTCCCCACGCGATGCCACGTGTCCCTGTGTGATGCCAGATGTCCCCACATGATGCCACATGTCCCCATGCAGTACCACATCATGCCATGCAATGCCGTGTGTCCCTGTGTGATGCCAGATGTCCCGATGTGATGCCACGTGTCCCCACATGATGCCATGTGTCCCCACGCAATGCCACGTGTCACCATGCAACACCACGTGTCCCCACGCGTTGCCACGTGTCCCTGTGTGATGCATCGTGTCCCCACATGGCGCCACATCATGCCATGCAATGCCATGTGTCCCCGTGTGACGCCACATGTCCCCACATGATGCCACGTGTCCCCACGCGATGCCACGTGTCCGCACGCAACACCACGTGTCCCCAGGTGATGCCACGTGTCCCTGTGTGATGCATCGCGTCCCCACACGACGCCACATGTCCCCATGCAATGCCACATCATGCCATGCAATGCCATGTGTCCCTGTGCGACGCCGCACGTccccccgcaccgccccccccccaccccccgctgtGCCACGTGATGCCAGACACCCCCGCGGTGGGGGGGGttgccacccccacccccacggCGCCACGACACCCCGcgcccccccagcctccccccggCACCCACCTGTAGACGAGGGAGTCGTCGAGGGAGCTGTTGTAGGTGACCTGGAACATGCGGATGCCGGGGACGTGGCGCTGGGGCAACCAGCGTATTCGCGCCGACGTGGCCGTCAGCTCGGCCGCCACCACCCGCCGCTCGCCCGGCACCCACGTCTCGTTGCCGCCGGCGCGAGCCATATCCGAAGGACCGGCCGCCGTTTCGCCGTCGCCGTCGCCATCCTCGCGGGCAACCGGGAGCGGAAAGACGGCTACCTGCACGCGGGCGGCCGCCTCGCCGGCGGCGTTGGAAGCCACGCAGGTGAAGGCGCCGTGGTCGCCCAGCGTGGCCACCCGGAGCTCCAAGGAGCCGTCGGGGCCGACAGCGCGGCGGGAACCGTTCTGCACCAACCGCCCGTCCGGCCCCAACCAGTGCAAGGCCGGCGGCGGATCGCCGGCAGCGGCGCAACCCAACCGTAAGGGTTGGCCTTCCAAGACGGCAGCGGGATCGGCAGCGGCGCCGGCGATGGCCGGGGCTCGACACGCCAATTCCTCCTCCGGCACGGCCCAAAGCAAGCGAccggcgagcggcggcggcgaTGCGCAGCTCTCCAGCCGGCCCGGTTGCGCCAACCGCCGTAACCAAAGCAATTCGCAGTTACAATGCAGCGGGTTCCCCCCCGCCGCCAAACTAGGGCCCGGCGGGCCCGGCACCGGCGGTAACGCCCGGAGGCGGTTGGCGGTGAGGTCCAAACGTGCCAAACGCGGTAAACGCGCCACCGCGCCGGCGGGGACCCGTTCCAGGAGGTTGTGATCCAGGGTGAGGGTGGCCAAACTGGCCATGCCGGCCACCGCCTCCCAGGGCAGCGCCGGCAGGTTGTTGTGGGACAGGTCCAGGTCCTCCACCGTGGCGGCGAAGGCGGCGAAAGCGGCGGGTTCGATGGCGGCCAGTTGGTTGTTGGCCAAAATGAGGTGCCGGAGGCTGGCCAAGCCGCGCAGCTGCGCCCCGCTCAGCGCCGGTAACCGGTTGCCGTCCAGGTGGAGGGCGCGGAGGGCGCGGAGGTCGGCGAAGGCGCCAGGCGCCAAGCGCCGCAGCCCGTTGCGGGAGAGGGTGAGGTGCACCAGGCTGCTCATGTTGGCGAAATCGGCGCGGCCGACGGCGCCGATGAAGTTGTCGGCCAAGCGCAGCTCCACGGCGCCGCGGTCCAGGCTGGGCGGCACGGCCAAGAGGCCGGTGCGGGCGCACAGCAGCGTGGGGTTGGGGGCGGCCGCCGGGCAGAGGCAGCGGGGGGGGCAGCGGTGGGACCCCGCCACCGCCCCCAGCATCACCAGGGGCACCAGCAGCTTCGCCATCCTccgccggccccggcggcgcctgtggaggggggtggggggcggtgAGGAGGGGGCAGGACTGGGcccacggggggggggggagttgggCAGGATTGAGCCCATGGGGGAAATGAGGCTGTGGGGGCAGGATTGGGCCCAtaggggggggaggggctgtggggcaggattGGGCCCAcagggggggggaggggctgtgggacagGATTGGGcccggggggggaggggctgtgggacagGATTGGGCCCATAggggggaggggctgtggggcaggattGGGCCcatggggggggcggggctgtggggcaggattGGGCCTATAGGGGggaggagctgtggggcaggattGGGCCCacgggggggggaggggctgtggggcaggattGGGCCcaaaggggggggaggggctgtggggcaggattGGGCCCAcaggggggggaggggctgtggggcaggattAGGCCCAtaggggggggaggggcggtgGGGCAGGATTGGGCCCacgggggggggaggggctgtggggcaggattGGGCCCacgggggggggagggggctgtggggcggGATTGGGCCCAtagggggggaggggggcgtgGGGCAGGATTGGTCCcacggggggggaggggcggtgGGGCAGGATTGGGcccggggggggaggggctgtggggcggGATCGGGCCcacggggggggaggggctgtggggcagggttGGGCccacggggggggggaggggctgtggggccgGGTTGGGCCCATAGGGGGGAGGGGCGGTGGAGCAGGATTGGGCCCAcaggggggggaggggctgtggggcaggattGGGCCCAtaggggggggaggggtggtggggcaGGATTGGGCCcatgggggggggaggggctgtggggcaggattGGGCCcatgggggggaggggcggtGGAGCAGGATTGGGCCCATagggggggaggggctgtggggcaggattGGGCCCATAGGGGGGGAGGGGCGGTGGGGCAGGATTGGGCCCACAGGGGCGGAGGGGCGGTGGGGCAGGATTGGGCCCAcaggggggggagggggctgtggggcaggattGGGCCCATGGGGGGAAAtgaggctgtggggcaggattGGGCCCATAGGGGgtgagggggctgtggggcaggattGGGCCcacaggaggggagggggctgtggggcaggattGGGCCcagagggggggaggggctgtggggcggGATTGGCCCCAtaggggggggaggggctgtggggcaggattGGGCCcacggggggggaggggctgtggggcaggattgggcccggggggggggaggggctgtggggcaggattGGGCCCATagggggggaggggctgtggggcagggttGGGCCCacgggggggaggggctgtggggcaggattGGGCCCAtaggggggggaggggctgtggggcaggattGGGCCCAtaggggggggaggggctgtggggcaggattGGGCCcacggggggggaggggctgtggggcaggattGGGCCCATagggggggaggggctgtggggcaggattGGGCCCAcagggggggaggggctgtggggcaggattGGTCCcacggggggggaggggctgtggggcaggattGGGCCCATagggggggaggggctgtggggcaggattGGGCCcactgggggggggaggggctgtggggcaggattGGGCCcaaagggggggaggggctgtggggcaggattGGGCCcactgggggggaggggggggcaggatCGGGCCCGGGGGCCCCCACTAAGTCCTATGGGAGCCATGAGATCCCCCGCGATCCCCTGTGATCCCCTGTGATCCCGTGTGCCCTGCGTGTTCCCCTGTGACCCCGTGTGTCCCAGGAGATCCAGGGAGATCCCATTGACACCCCACATGGTTCTGTGTGATCCCGTGTGCCCCTGCAGGATCCCAGTGATCCTGTGTGATCCCACGTGCTCCATGTGCCCTCCCAAGATTCCAGCGGTCCTGTGTGATCCTGTGTGCCCTCAGGAGATCCCAGTGATCCCGTGTGCCCCTGTGTGATCCCGTGTGCCCTCGGGAGATCCCAGTGATCCCATGTGCCCCTGTGTGATCCCGTGTGCCTTCAGGAGATCCCAGTGATCCCGTGTGCCCCTGGGTGATCCCGTGTGCCCTCAGGAGATCCCAGTGATCCCGTGTGCCCCTGGGTGATCCCGTGTGCCCCTGGGTGATCCCGTGTGCCCTCAGGAGATCCCAGTGATCCCATGTGGCCCTGTGTGATCCCGTGTGCCTTCAGGAGATCCCAGTGATCCCGTGTGCCCCTGGGTGATCCCGTGTGCCCTCAGGAGATCCCAGTGATCCCATGTGCCCCTGTGTGATCCCGTGTGCCCTCAGGAGATCCCAGTGATCCCGTGTGCCCCTGTGTGATCCCGTGTGCCCTTCAGGAGATCCCAGTGATCCCGTGTGCCCCTGGGTGATCCTGTGTGCCCTCAGGAGATCCCAGTGATCCTCTGTGCCCCTGTGTGATCCCGTGTGCCCTCAGGAGATCCCAGTGATCCCGTGTGCCCCTGTGTGATCCTGTGTGCCCTCAGGAGATCCCAGTGATCCCGTGTGCCCCTGGGTGATCCCGTGTGCCTTCAGGAGATCCCAGTGATCCCGTGTGCCCCTGGGTGATCCCGTGTGCCCTCAGGAGATCCCAGTGATCCCGTGTGCCCC is part of the Falco naumanni isolate bFalNau1 chromosome 25, bFalNau1.pat, whole genome shotgun sequence genome and encodes:
- the LRFN1 gene encoding LOW QUALITY PROTEIN: leucine-rich repeat and fibronectin type III domain-containing protein 1 (The sequence of the model RefSeq protein was modified relative to this genomic sequence to represent the inferred CDS: deleted 3 bases in 2 codons), producing MAKLLVPLVMLGAVAGSHRCPPRCLCPAAAPNPTLLCARTGLLAVPPSLDRGAVELRLADNFIGAVGRADFANMSSLVHLTLSRNGLRRLAPGAFADLRALRALHLDGNRLPALSGAQLRGLASLRHLILANNQLAAIEPAAFAAFAATVEDLDLSHNNLPALPWEAVAGMASLATLTLDHNLLERVPAGAVARLPRLARLDLTANRLRALPPVPGPPGPSLAAGGNPLHCNCELLWLRRLAQPGRLESCASPPPLAGRLLWAVPEEELACRAPAIAGAAADPAAVLEGQPLRLGCAAAGDPPPALHWLGPDGRLVQNGSRRAVGPDGSLELRVATLGDHGAFTCVASNAAGEAAARVQVAVFPLPVAREDGDGDGETAAGPSDMARAGGNETWVPGERRVVAAELTATSARIRWLPQRHVPGIRMFQVTYNSSLDDSLVYRLLPPSSRSFVLRDLAAGRHYQLCVTALHAEGVPAAPTARGLGCVRFATPGGTPGCSALPRPHFLGGTVIIVIGAAIAASVLVFILILTARYKAAAARRPPAAVASVCSQTNGAHRSPEPPPPPPPPPPLPRHPWVLPAGGARGLFPSHSYPRRARTRRHGSLPRLDLPEGTPPLRPSFGSTHWMLESTV